The DNA region GATACTAAGACTTGAAAAACCAACATCAGGAGACATTATTGTAGAAGGTATAAACGTATGGAAAGACATAAAAACAGTAGAAGATAAGAAAAATTACTACAGAAAAGTACACGCAGTATTCCAAGATCCCTTTGCAAGTTATAATCAATTTTATCCCATTGATAGAATACTACACCAAGCTTTAAGACTTATAGACGTAGATCCTAACAATCCAAAATCAAAAGAACTAATTGAAGAAGCCTTAATCCATGTAGGATTAGAACCTAAAAATATCCTTGGAAAATATCCCCATCAACTTTCCGGTGGAGAAAAACAGAGAATAATGATTGCAAGATGTTGGCTCTTAAAACCATCTCTAATCATAGCAGACGAGCCTGTATCTATGATAGATGCATCCACTCGTGGTGGTATAATAAAACTATTTGAAAATCTAAGAGATGAGACAGGAACTTCCATTATATTCATCACCCACGATATGGGACTTGCCTACTATATTTCAAACAGAATATTCATAATGTATAAAGGAGAAATTGTAGAAGAAGGAACTCCTGATGATATAATATCTAATCCTAAACACGATTACACAAAAAATCTCATTGGAAGTATTCCAACCCTCTACAAAAAATGGGAAGATATTGGAGAACTTGAAACAAGAGTATAAAATCTCTAAGAATTTAAAAAGGGGAGAGATCAATAAAAATTCTCTCCCCTTTTTATTACAATTATTAGTTAAGGAGGTAAACTAATGAGTGTGGATATAAAAAAGCTCATATCTCAAATGACCCTTGAGGAAAAGGCAAGCCTTTGTTCTGGGCTTGACTTTTGGCATACAAAACCCATTGAAAGACTTGGAATACCATCTATAAGAATGTCGGATGGTCCTCATGGACTTAGAAAAGAAGAAACCATGTTTAGTAAGACTGTTCCTGCTACATGCTTCCCTACTGCTGTAACTATTGCAGCATCCTGGGATAAATCCCTTGCTGAGAAGATGGGAAAGGCTATTGGCGAAGAATGCCAGGCTGAAAATGTACAAATACTCCTTGGACCTGGAGTTAACATAAAAAGATCTCCCCTTTGTGGAAGAAACTTTGAATACTACTCTGAAGATCCACTCCTTGCAGGAGAACTTGCAGCCCATTTTATTAAGGGAGTACAAAGTGAGGGAGTAGGAACTTCTCTTAAACATTTTGCAGCAAACAACCAAGAACATAGAAGGCTTACTGTAAATGCCATCATTGACGAGAGAACCTTGAGAGAGATTTATCTTTCTGCCTTTGAGAGGGCAGTAAAAGAGGCAAAACCATGGACCGTTATGTGCTCATACAATAGAGTAAATGGGACTTATGCATCAGAGAATGAATTTCTTCTCACAAAGGTATTGAAAGAAGAATGGGGATTTGAAGGATTTGTAGTATCCGATTGGGGAGCAGTAAATGATAGGGTAATGGGACTTTCTGCAGGACT from Dictyoglomus turgidum DSM 6724 includes:
- a CDS encoding ABC transporter ATP-binding protein codes for the protein MALLEVKNLNKIYEVGLFVRRQIHAVKSINFSVERGEIVSLVGESGSGKTTTAKMILRLEKPTSGDIIVEGINVWKDIKTVEDKKNYYRKVHAVFQDPFASYNQFYPIDRILHQALRLIDVDPNNPKSKELIEEALIHVGLEPKNILGKYPHQLSGGEKQRIMIARCWLLKPSLIIADEPVSMIDASTRGGIIKLFENLRDETGTSIIFITHDMGLAYYISNRIFIMYKGEIVEEGTPDDIISNPKHDYTKNLIGSIPTLYKKWEDIGELETRV